The genomic stretch TGACAgtcaggcccaaagacttgaacaaagactaatttcaagttcatgcattctaatatttggaaaacacattttccaatctttttaatatccaattagcaaaaatgacatgtgatattaaaattatgagcatatactcaagattttgaatgcttagacttgtgccaagtcttacaattttgtcactacaataattgtaagaaaacatgcaaaattgcatgttttgggaccattttacctcaaattgaccaaatattgaaatttgactctTATTGCCAGTGAGGACTAGCTAacggattaggatttagctatgtttcatttggcaaaacatgacaatattttatttattaaaaaaaaatagttctgtatttttctggaataggtagTGAGCCACTCCAAAAATggagtataaaaatataaagaaaaatgttataaaagcagTAACATGTTTAACTTCCCTTTTTTACCTAAATTGAGCgtggaaagaaaggtccaaataattaaAAGTATACGGGTCTAATAAATGAAGCCTAAAATAAATActttccaaagtgagggtaaaaacatatcttgcataataagtacaacttagccaacaatttaacctgcccgttatgatcttgccttgcttttcacagattgcattgtaaatttatgtttaagggctcggatagcgacgttttcacgtattttttgtgggacctgagagcacatcagacacatcgaattgcaatttgaatatgaggaatgtccttaattttgattttttttttaaattcgcgatataatatagtacacattttatggcaaattattaaaaatttatagttttgaaatttaaaagtcctcaaagtaattgtatatatctaacgatatgcacttaAAGAGTATAAAGTTTGGGTGAACAGCATACGTCCATCatgtgaacattttgaccttcattattgaagataatatctcaaaacactaaacaaaatgtaggtctttttggaaaaatgtttatgttcaatatgaaagttcaaatttttcaattgatggtcggcttttcatcccagctacatacagtttaattacatgtcattagatttataaagtttactttaagagGACTAAtactttgctataaaatgtgtattactagtatcgcgaatttcacaaaatcaaaattatttgatatcagaaggacattccttatatacagcatgcaattcgatatgtctgatgtgctttcaggtcccataacaatactatgcaaatgttgctattccttaatttattgtattaatgaaaatcattgtcttgttgtttttcgtatcattgttttgcatgaatgaagtgatgataacaatactgcacttttcgcaaatatttgcttttcgaaagtgcaattgttattaacactacattcgtaaatgccagtactctttccctgaaaagtatttggtctcagaaaaaagagaaaagcatttacgaatggcgtgttattataatcatcgctccattcgaggaaaataatggagcggtaaaacaatagcgcgacgtgcCTACCTGCCTACCTGCCTatgtcgagtggtgtcctcgaactgtgatggccctcCATATCTTCCTGTCTTGCATTGCTGTTGTCATGTCAGTTGTTTCAAGTCCGGTGTCCTGTTTCAAAATGTCGACATATGTTAGGGCAGGCCTTCCTTGTTTCCTTTTCCCATGCTTCGGAATCCAGTGCACCAGTTGAGATACAGGTTCTGTCTTGCTTCTATAGCAGTGACCAGCAAACCGAGTCCTTCTCTCTCTGATCTTGTCTGATAACTTTGGAAGGTcgccatacagctctttgtttgtcATATGCTGTTTCCAGTGGACATTAAGCATTGACCTCAACAGTCTGGCATAGCAGCCATCCAGCTCCTTTGCCAGTTTGGAAGTGACTGTCCATGCCTCACACCCATAGAGCAGTACCGATTCCACTGTTGCTGTAAATAGGCGCTGTTTGAATCTTGCTGTGAGCGACGACTTCCAGATCTTGGCCATCCCATTACAAGCTCTCCAGGCTGCTGTTTTTCGTATTTTTACATCCTTTTCTGAGCTCTTCTGATCTCCTCAATCTGTGTTCCACTGTTTGTCTTAATTGTGATACCTTTGTTATGGTTAAATGCCATGAACTTGGTTTTGCCAGCATTCATTCTCAGTCCGACTTTTCCAACTGATGTTTCCACCTGGCTGAGTAACTTGTTCGCTTGATCTGTTTCCTCTGACAGTAATGCTATATCATCGGCAAAATCAAAATCAGTGACAACCTCTGGACCAATACGCCTACTTTTTCTtctttccagttggaatccaagtTCCTCTTCCTTGCCCTCTATTGCTGTTCTCAGGGCATGATCCAGTACCACTACAAATAAATATGGAGCAAGAGTGTCGCCCTGCAGTACACCGGCTAGTATTTCGAAGAGGTCTGTTTCTCCATCAGGTGAAATCACTTTTGCTTTTGTCTTTGCATACATATTGCCAATGGCTTTAACAAGCTGCTCAGGAACCCCATAGGCTTTCAGGATTTTCAGCATTTTGCCCCTGTGGATGGTATCGAAAGCCTTTCGAAAGTCAATAAAGGTAATTATTGCTGGAAGTTTGTTAGCTTTGATCCCTTCGATGAGCCTCCGTAGGGCAAGAATATGACCGACTGTGGTCCTTCCAACTCGGAATCCATTTTGATTGTTTCTCAGATGTTCATCGAGTTCTGGTCTGATCCTATTGAGGATCATCCTATTGAAGGTCTTTGCCACTATCGAACTTAAGCTGATTCCCCTGTAGTTTCCAGCTTGGCTGAGATCTCCAGACTTGGGTATAGGTACTATGTTCAGGATAGACCACTGTTCTGGCATTTCTCCCTCGCTCAATGCACGGTTACAGAATTCAAGAATGATATCATCCAGGTCGCATCTCTTGAGAACTTCGGGTGGTATGCCATCTTCGCCACAGCTTTTACCTTCCACCGATGCATTTTTTGCCTTTTCATATTCCTCTTGATCGAATGGCCCTGTTTTGATGCTGAGCTCTTCTAAGACTGATGgaatatcttcatcttcatcatcaatgtCAGGGGGGCTTCCTAGTAGGTTCTTGAAATGGTTGTACCAGTTAGTAACTCTTTCCTTCTGGGTGTTGCCTTCCAACTGCCCTTTCCTAGATGCCAATCTGCCTGTGATGTCATTTATGAGTCTCCAACTCTGGCCATGTTTACTGTTGGCATGGGCCATTTCCACTTCTGTTAACTTAGCGCTAAGATCTTCTTCCTGCACCTGGTCGTATGCTTCTGCGAGCCTCTTCTTTGCCTGTTTATACACCAGTCTGTGGTCTTCAGTTGTGTTTTCCTGATACACCTCGTACGCTTTCTTGATCTTGTCTCTTGCCTCAGTCACTCTTGGATCGCTTGAGAAGCGTACCCTACGTGCTTTCTTCTTCACAGGCACAGTTTTATCTGTAGCTTCCGTGTGGGATGTTATTAACCTTTCATACTTCTCTGTGGCTGTTTCACTTATATTTTCCAATGGCTGGAATCTGTTTCTTACTTCTACGGCGTATCAGTTTTTGAAGGTTGCTATCGGTACTTACAAGCTTCCAGTCATACTGCCTTCTCCTAGCAGCAGTCTTGCATTTTCTAAGACTCAGGCGCACTTTTGCTGAAACAATTCTGTGGTCTGAGCCAACAATTGCAAAGGAGCTATATGCTTCGGAATTCAGCAGACTGTTCCTCCATTTCTTTCGGACAAGTTGATATTTGTTTCCTCCAGGACTTACAAACGTCCATAGTTTGCCTTTCTTCTTTTGAAACATTGTGTTTGTGATGATGAGATTCCTCTCAGTCGCAAGGTCCAGAAGAAATTTACCATTCCTGTTTGTTGTTTCATGATAGGTAAACCTAGCATCCTCTTCTCCAATTGTAGCATTGTAGTCGCCAATGACCGTCAAGAGATTGTGAGCAGGGATGGAGTCTATGAGTCTATGGCTCGTCTCAAGTTGTCATAATGACCCTCCATGATGTCTTCATCTGTTACATTGGTAGGGCAGTAAGTGATTATTATCGTTGTTGCTGGATTCCCTTGGAAGTTGACCATTAGAATTCGGTCAGTGTGTGACCTAACGCTGGCTAGAGAGTTTTGGGCAAGTGTGTTGAGTAGCACTCCAACTCCCCCAATTGTTGCTCCAGCTCTGTTCCTTGTAGCCGATGATGTTATCAGTGTTTTGcctacccttacgaaaatggcacgcagtttttgaatGCATGCAGCACGTaagcagcacgcgtgccgcaccGTGTGCAGCATGATTGTGTGCAGTgggtagcgtgcggatgcgtatatttggaacgaggcacgcatgcaggaagcatgcagatgcttgctgcatgcatgcagcaaaaaTGCGTGTAGGTCATGAGCGTGcgcagtttgcatgcagcatgcaaatccataGCGTGCAGCACGCACTGGTCATATTtatatatgcgagacaaaatcatgaaaaaaaaaatcaaaattagttgttaatagtgtatactgtccttacaTTAAGTCTTACATTACCTGGCTATCTATTttacaatgaaccaaaattgcctggcttaattttatacaagtcacttatctaactttacctacctgattttgaaccagggaccttctgcatgggagtctgatgctttaccatttgagctaacaggggtgtacacatttgatgaagtgttttaagttaatataagcaatattttgatg from Amphiura filiformis unplaced genomic scaffold, Afil_fr2py scaffold_441, whole genome shotgun sequence encodes the following:
- the LOC140145596 gene encoding uncharacterized protein produces the protein MAKIWKSSLTARFKQRLFTATVESVLLYGCEAWTVTSKLAKELDGCYARLLRSMLNVHWKQHMTNKELYGDLPKLSDKIRERRTRFAGHCYRSKTEPVSQLVHWIPKHGKRKQGRPALTYVDILKQDTGLETTDMTTAMQDRKIWRAITVRGHHST